The following proteins are encoded in a genomic region of Candidatus Neomarinimicrobiota bacterium:
- a CDS encoding glutamate-cysteine ligase family protein, whose translation MPSSDIIHKIVDVVGSKLRTPETVTTGVEIENILYDNNLQRVPVNIGETFSIMDIKERLESTDAQPAHVITVEPGGQLEYASPPRSTLDDLKNAWNSYLASLLEICEEENLMLLDFALDPLYSPDDIAIIDHKKYHLMWQCFATTGKLGHWMMLNTTSVQINYDYTSLEEAERLAFLADALHPFVSVIFANAPFRSGSVTGNQNIREIIWNDTDPARCGTLLDHNISASQGLVRSFIDYLLATPTIFTLTRADDIGIFDGSLMEWLSSLDDEGGLGASDALAALHHIFTQVRFKEILEIRGPDRPPFGFELAPVAFLTGLLRTSAVSDKLYDIILSWSPEERRQVQSKAQTLDLSQKAFGRRTFHAWIEQLFSMALDGLTAGNAQSEAGHERIFLESFAENFLRNGPVSLQIQKDFENSSKSINIYIRDRWLKQKEALGAALKAP comes from the coding sequence AACTGCGTACTCCTGAAACGGTTACCACAGGCGTTGAGATCGAAAATATCCTCTATGACAACAATCTACAGAGAGTCCCGGTTAACATCGGGGAAACCTTCTCCATTATGGATATAAAGGAACGTCTTGAGAGTACCGATGCTCAGCCTGCGCATGTCATAACTGTTGAACCTGGCGGGCAGCTGGAATACGCTTCGCCCCCCCGCTCCACTCTCGACGATTTGAAGAACGCGTGGAACAGTTACCTTGCATCTCTGCTGGAGATATGTGAAGAGGAGAATCTGATGCTTCTCGATTTTGCGCTTGATCCTCTTTATTCTCCTGATGACATAGCAATTATTGACCACAAAAAATACCACCTTATGTGGCAGTGCTTTGCCACTACAGGCAAACTAGGACACTGGATGATGCTAAACACCACCAGCGTCCAGATCAACTACGACTATACCTCGTTGGAAGAAGCAGAACGGCTCGCTTTCCTCGCCGATGCTTTACACCCTTTCGTATCAGTCATCTTTGCTAACGCTCCGTTCAGAAGCGGCTCAGTCACTGGCAACCAGAACATAAGAGAAATCATCTGGAATGACACAGATCCTGCCCGTTGCGGCACACTTCTCGATCACAATATCAGCGCATCACAAGGTCTTGTGAGATCCTTTATAGACTACCTTCTTGCCACACCAACCATCTTTACCCTCACACGTGCAGATGATATCGGAATCTTTGACGGATCTCTTATGGAGTGGCTCTCTTCATTGGATGACGAAGGGGGTCTCGGTGCCAGCGATGCCCTTGCGGCATTACATCATATTTTTACCCAAGTACGATTCAAAGAGATCCTTGAAATCCGCGGACCTGACAGACCGCCCTTCGGTTTCGAGCTAGCCCCGGTAGCATTCCTGACCGGGCTTCTCAGGACTTCTGCCGTGTCAGATAAACTTTATGATATCATTCTGTCGTGGAGTCCAGAAGAGCGGCGACAGGTTCAGTCCAAGGCTCAAACGCTTGATCTTTCACAAAAGGCTTTCGGCAGAAGAACATTTCACGCCTGGATTGAACAGCTGTTCAGCATGGCGCTTGATGGTCTCACGGCAGGGAATGCCCAATCTGAAGCTGGCCATGAAAGAATCTTCCTGGAGTCTTTCGCGGAGAACTTTCTGCGTAATGGACCTGTTTCTCTTCAGATTCAAAAGGATTTTGAAAACTCCAGCAAATCGATAAATATTTACATAAGAGATCGATGGCTTAAACAGAAAGAAGCGCTGGGGGCGGCTCTCAAGGCACCCTGA
- a CDS encoding gamma-glutamyl-gamma-aminobutyrate hydrolase family protein (Members of this family of hydrolases with an active site Cys residue belong to MEROPS family C26.), which translates to MKRDAGSNSKPLIGIAPGYFPKENVWWLMGKETYTHSIWDTGGIPVLLTHSNSTGKVEEFTSKIDALVLTGGPDLPIEYYGGSPYDLNGEEPMHSNRVAFDRQVFKAFRDRERPTLAICAGHQHINVIYGGDLWEDVPSQMPGALDHGDYKGPVVNHTVDVDRDSLIYDILKDAAPTVNSTHHQGVKEVGAGLKATAWSADGLIEAIEPENGTANFVAVQWHPEQMQNDEKQMSLFRWLVEEAKN; encoded by the coding sequence ATGAAAAGAGATGCGGGCTCAAATAGTAAACCACTTATAGGGATTGCGCCGGGATATTTTCCCAAAGAAAACGTCTGGTGGCTCATGGGGAAGGAGACATATACTCACAGTATCTGGGACACAGGCGGAATTCCAGTTTTGCTGACACACTCCAACTCTACGGGCAAGGTAGAAGAATTCACCAGCAAAATTGATGCCCTTGTTCTCACCGGCGGACCTGATCTTCCCATCGAATATTACGGCGGTTCTCCTTACGACTTAAATGGCGAGGAGCCGATGCATTCTAACCGCGTTGCCTTCGACCGGCAAGTGTTTAAAGCCTTCAGAGACCGGGAGAGGCCTACCCTGGCTATCTGTGCTGGACATCAACATATTAATGTTATCTACGGTGGAGATCTATGGGAAGACGTTCCTTCCCAAATGCCCGGCGCTCTCGACCACGGGGACTACAAGGGACCCGTCGTGAATCACACTGTTGATGTTGATAGAGATAGTTTAATCTACGACATCTTGAAGGACGCGGCCCCAACAGTCAACAGTACTCACCACCAGGGGGTCAAAGAGGTCGGGGCGGGGCTTAAAGCAACTGCCTGGTCCGCTGATGGTCTGATCGAAGCGATAGAGCCTGAAAACGGCACAGCTAACTTTGTCGCTGTCCAGTGGCATCCCGAGCAGATGCAGAATGATGAGAAGCAGATGTCACTGTTTAGATGGCTGGTAGAAGAAGCCAAAAACTGA
- a CDS encoding glutamate--cysteine ligase produces MAIVFNSSPEPTVGVEVELQIVDRETRCLVSKAPYILKKFKENLHIKPELLQSTIELNTGICKDVQEVRRDLTDLAVQLQPTLDDLGCALISAGTHPTATWPGQAISNKKRYRELVEKVQWPAQRLMIFGLHVHVGIDSGEKAIAIFNALCSYIPQFLALSASSPFWQGNDTGLASVRVKVFETLPTAGLPYRMTNWGEFQNFMNTLVSADAISSVREVWWDIRPHPGFGTVELRMCDGMPTMSELISLVALIHSTTVWLSDMYDEGHLIPPQRHWIIRENKWRASRWSLDAEIITGSEGEKQTIADNMEDLLEIVAPVSEKLNCRKELEGVRDIMNLGPSYLRQRNIYEQTGKFEPVVDALIEEWITDQRVYSA; encoded by the coding sequence ATGGCGATTGTTTTCAATAGTTCACCCGAGCCGACCGTAGGGGTTGAAGTCGAACTCCAGATTGTTGACCGTGAGACGCGATGTCTGGTTTCTAAAGCTCCTTATATTTTGAAAAAGTTTAAAGAAAATCTTCATATCAAGCCGGAACTGTTGCAGTCTACCATTGAACTCAACACAGGGATATGTAAAGATGTACAGGAGGTGCGGCGTGATCTGACGGATCTTGCGGTACAGCTTCAGCCCACTCTTGATGACCTGGGGTGCGCCTTAATCTCAGCCGGTACTCATCCGACAGCCACTTGGCCTGGTCAGGCCATCTCTAACAAAAAGAGATACCGGGAACTTGTGGAGAAAGTTCAGTGGCCGGCCCAGCGCCTCATGATTTTTGGTCTTCACGTCCATGTGGGTATAGACAGCGGCGAAAAAGCCATCGCTATTTTTAATGCCCTCTGCAGCTACATTCCCCAGTTTCTTGCCCTGTCGGCAAGTTCACCTTTCTGGCAGGGAAATGACACGGGTCTGGCTTCTGTGAGAGTGAAGGTTTTTGAGACGCTCCCCACTGCAGGGCTCCCCTACCGAATGACAAACTGGGGTGAATTCCAGAACTTCATGAACACCTTGGTATCGGCGGATGCGATTTCGAGTGTTCGAGAGGTGTGGTGGGACATAAGACCCCATCCAGGCTTCGGTACAGTTGAACTGAGAATGTGTGATGGCATGCCGACAATGTCTGAACTAATATCTCTCGTGGCTCTGATTCATTCTACCACTGTCTGGCTAAGTGATATGTATGATGAGGGGCATCTTATCCCGCCGCAGAGACATTGGATCATCAGGGAGAACAAGTGGCGCGCATCCAGATGGAGCCTGGATGCTGAAATCATCACAGGCAGTGAGGGGGAAAAACAAACCATTGCGGACAATATGGAAGACCTGCTGGAGATAGTTGCTCCAGTAAGTGAAAAACTCAATTGCCGTAAGGAGTTAGAGGGTGTCCGGGATATCATGAATCTCGGTCCCAGCTATCTGCGTCAGCGAAACATCTATGAGCAGACAGGAAAATTTGAGCCTGTTGTGGACGCCTTGATCGAGGAATGGATAACGGACCAGCGAGTTTACTCAGCGTAG